The sequence GCATCGCATCACCCGCATCATCCGCAGGGTGCTCATCGCCCTCACCATCTGCTACGTAGGGCTGCTCTTGCTTTTGCCGGTGCTCGCCGCGTGGATCGGGGAAAGGAACGTCACCCTTGCATTCCTGCTCTACATGCCGCGCGTGATCGCCTTGCTGCCCTTGCCCTTCCTGCTTGCCCCAACCTTGCTCTTCAGCAGGAGGATGGCACTCGTCCAGATCGCCGCCGGGTTGCTCTTCCTGACCTTCGGGATGGGTTTCGAATGGCGCAGGGACACCAGCCGGAAATTCGCAGCCCCCCCCGCCCCATCCGAACTGACGGCGCTCACCTGGAACCGTGGCCAACATGCCAACCAAAGCCTGCAGCCTTTCAAGAACCTTACCAAACCCGATCTCATCGCACTCCAGGAAACATCCGGGCGCTCCAAGCGCTACCTTGCGGACCCCAACTACTCCGAGTTCGGGCACGGGATGGATGTCGGGGAGCATGCGCTTCTCAGCCGCCATCCCATCCTTTCGGGAAATCTCGTCCAGCTTGGGACGGATCTCCAGGACAACACGCCGGCCGCTCGCTTTGTGATCGATTTCCAGGGGAAAGAGGTGGTCGTCTACAGCGTTCACTTCATCACCGCGCGCGACACACTTCTCCACTACCGGAGGGGCGCTTTCCTCTACGGGATACTGGGTATCGTCCCGGGCACCGGGTTTCACAGCAAAATG comes from Akkermansiaceae bacterium and encodes:
- a CDS encoding endonuclease/exonuclease/phosphatase family protein; the protein is MLDRLGTALRDAGSRKRFLHRITRIIRRVLIALTICYVGLLLLLPVLAAWIGERNVTLAFLLYMPRVIALLPLPFLLAPTLLFSRRMALVQIAAGLLFLTFGMGFEWRRDTSRKFAAPPAPSELTALTWNRGQHANQSLQPFKNLTKPDLIALQETSGRSKRYLADPNYSEFGHGMDVGEHALLSRHPILSGNLVQLGTDLQDNTPAARFVIDFQGKEVVVYSVHFITARDTLLHYRRGAFLYGILGIVPGTGFHSKMKDYQAYWLERIRTAEALKREIEGESLPTLVLGDFNAPSGGYIHRLMSDGLRDSHQAAGSGCGYSFPGATRNPLSLGGPWMRIDYILASDQWEVLASLAEDGRPSQHRAVAARFRLK